One genomic window of Arthrobacter sp. KBS0703 includes the following:
- a CDS encoding CaiB/BaiF CoA-transferase family protein: MSERANAMPYDLSAWLPPAAQQGSLRGVVVLDITRVVAGPFCSMILADLGATVIKIEHPDEPDYTRDFPPLLENSTGGSFSAFFAQYNRNKLAMTLNVATPEGKEVLRSLVQKANVLVENFRAGTMDKLGLGYEDLKAINPSLVYTALSGYGQTGPYRRRPAYDNSAQATGGLWSMNGEPGQAPLRVGTIIGDLSATLYGVIGTLSALRHAERTGEGQLVDISQQDSVLSLTETAVVSYTVEGKVAEPLGNQHPFVRPYELYPCKDGFVFFGGYTDKFWRISCELFGEPELADDPGIDSMAKRFDPVTYEKLVRPILVRWFADRTKNELESMAGDAVPLSAIKNIAEVVTDPQIAARDMIVDVDYPDYGPLRMVGSPIKMGKTPPQARGLAPEIGEHTAVVLKALAGLSDVDVAELKRKKVIR, translated from the coding sequence GTGAGTGAACGTGCCAATGCCATGCCCTACGATCTCAGTGCATGGCTTCCTCCGGCAGCCCAACAGGGCTCGCTGCGAGGCGTTGTCGTCCTCGACATCACACGTGTGGTCGCGGGGCCATTCTGCTCAATGATCCTGGCAGATCTCGGAGCCACCGTAATCAAAATCGAACATCCAGACGAACCGGACTACACACGCGATTTCCCGCCACTACTGGAGAACAGTACCGGAGGCTCCTTCAGCGCATTCTTCGCCCAGTACAACCGCAACAAGCTTGCGATGACCCTGAACGTGGCGACCCCGGAGGGTAAAGAGGTCCTCCGCTCGCTAGTCCAAAAGGCGAACGTGCTCGTGGAAAACTTCCGGGCAGGAACGATGGACAAACTCGGCCTCGGCTACGAGGACCTGAAGGCCATCAATCCTTCACTGGTCTATACAGCCCTGTCGGGGTATGGGCAGACAGGACCGTACCGACGCCGCCCGGCATATGACAACAGTGCCCAGGCAACCGGCGGACTGTGGTCGATGAATGGCGAGCCAGGCCAGGCACCTCTTCGTGTCGGAACGATCATCGGTGACCTATCGGCGACGCTTTACGGCGTCATCGGAACCCTCTCGGCTCTTAGGCACGCCGAGAGGACGGGCGAAGGTCAGCTCGTCGATATTTCCCAGCAGGACTCTGTGTTGAGCCTCACGGAAACAGCAGTGGTCTCGTACACAGTGGAGGGAAAAGTCGCGGAGCCTCTCGGCAACCAGCACCCGTTTGTTCGACCGTACGAGCTCTACCCCTGCAAGGATGGGTTTGTCTTCTTCGGCGGCTACACCGACAAGTTCTGGCGCATCAGCTGCGAGCTTTTTGGTGAGCCGGAACTGGCCGATGACCCGGGGATTGACTCCATGGCGAAGCGCTTTGACCCTGTGACATATGAAAAGCTTGTCCGCCCTATTCTGGTACGTTGGTTCGCCGACCGGACGAAGAATGAGCTCGAATCGATGGCTGGTGACGCCGTTCCGTTGAGCGCTATCAAGAATATCGCCGAAGTGGTGACAGATCCGCAGATCGCTGCCCGCGACATGATCGTCGATGTTGACTATCCCGACTATGGCCCGCTGCGAATGGTCGGCTCGCCGATCAAGATGGGTAAGACGCCGCCCCAGGCGCGCGGGCTTGCCCCGGAGATTGGCGAACACACGGCCGTCGTCCTAAAGGCGCTGGCCGGTCTGAGCGACGTGGACGTCGCGGAGTTGAAGCGCAAGAAGGTGATCCGGTGA
- a CDS encoding hydantoinase B/oxoprolinase family protein has product MDPVKLEVIRMRLDSIVEEMGIAMIRSSGSPVITEAGDFNTALFDPTGRIYAYSDYVQLHIGSGSVAIDALVKTIGDEPVAPGDAYISNDPHTSGASHPPDTNIISPVFHNGKLIAWAQSQAHLVDVGGMTPGGFAPGAYDCYSEALRLPPGVKIFERGEPVEWVKRLVLNNVRVPALFWNDVRSLIASNNTGIRRLLETIDEFGEEEFQTYTKLSFELAENVVRDRIEAIPDGIYTAEEWTEHNGHVDQLYKVACSMIKSGSQITFDFTGSSEQTNGFVNCSYGALVGGVASAVVPILAWDVPFNEGVMTAFNVIAESGSIVNPVPPAPISNGHLTTGARVSRIITKLLNDACGRSADESIRERTQGVWADSWTGGISAGNTDAGDYFVLFNMDGGGMGAGAQPHNDGLDCAGMMTQVNNMLPDVEMNEMLYPVLYLWKHLNAESAGHGTYRGGHGLQFAWTLHGASEVTQTVFSPSSQIVADGYGGGLPGGGSGHRILRDANVATLFEEGKAPTLNTLTTSEDELLNINQQSIAVRKGDVFVQWIAGGGGYGDPLLRDVAAVLKDVSDGYVSAEIAHSVYGVVLGKDGVDAAATSAARSAIRSSRVGKAISSEADGAGTGPSVPQRDSDGWYCPSSGARLGTSADWREDVILQTSPAAARLGELGVWARERHGNDEVLLDEYYSPACGTLLEARIRVRQGVGTA; this is encoded by the coding sequence ATCGACCCCGTCAAGCTCGAGGTCATCCGAATGCGGCTCGACTCGATAGTCGAAGAGATGGGAATCGCCATGATCCGGTCCTCGGGCTCACCCGTCATCACCGAGGCCGGTGATTTCAATACAGCCCTCTTCGACCCCACCGGTCGAATTTACGCCTACTCTGACTACGTCCAGCTCCACATCGGATCCGGCAGCGTCGCTATCGACGCGCTGGTCAAAACCATCGGCGACGAGCCCGTTGCCCCCGGCGACGCCTACATCAGCAACGACCCTCACACCTCCGGGGCCAGCCACCCGCCAGACACGAACATCATCTCCCCGGTCTTCCACAACGGAAAACTGATTGCCTGGGCACAGTCGCAGGCGCACCTGGTCGATGTGGGCGGCATGACCCCGGGAGGCTTTGCTCCTGGCGCCTACGACTGCTACAGCGAGGCGCTCCGACTCCCGCCCGGAGTCAAAATCTTCGAGCGCGGCGAACCTGTCGAATGGGTGAAACGTCTGGTGCTCAACAACGTCCGGGTGCCGGCCCTGTTCTGGAATGACGTCCGCTCCCTTATCGCCAGCAACAACACGGGCATCCGACGCCTACTGGAGACGATCGACGAGTTCGGCGAGGAGGAGTTCCAGACTTACACGAAACTCAGCTTCGAGCTGGCCGAAAACGTCGTTCGCGATCGCATTGAGGCGATACCGGACGGGATCTACACAGCCGAGGAGTGGACCGAGCATAACGGGCACGTTGACCAGCTCTACAAGGTAGCCTGCTCGATGATCAAGTCCGGCAGTCAGATTACATTCGACTTCACCGGATCCAGCGAACAGACAAACGGCTTTGTCAATTGCAGCTACGGCGCCCTTGTCGGGGGCGTGGCTTCCGCCGTCGTCCCGATCCTCGCCTGGGACGTTCCGTTCAACGAGGGTGTTATGACGGCCTTCAACGTCATCGCCGAATCCGGGTCAATCGTCAATCCCGTGCCGCCGGCTCCAATCAGCAACGGTCACCTGACTACCGGTGCACGGGTCAGCAGGATCATCACGAAACTGCTCAATGACGCCTGCGGGCGCAGCGCTGACGAATCAATCCGGGAGAGGACGCAGGGAGTCTGGGCCGACTCTTGGACAGGCGGCATCTCTGCCGGGAACACAGACGCGGGCGACTACTTCGTTTTGTTCAACATGGACGGAGGAGGCATGGGCGCCGGCGCCCAACCACACAACGATGGCCTCGACTGCGCCGGAATGATGACGCAGGTTAACAACATGCTGCCTGACGTGGAGATGAACGAGATGCTCTACCCCGTTCTTTACCTCTGGAAGCACCTGAATGCAGAAAGTGCCGGCCATGGCACCTACCGCGGCGGACACGGTCTCCAATTCGCCTGGACATTGCACGGTGCCTCTGAGGTCACCCAGACAGTGTTTTCGCCGAGCTCACAGATCGTGGCCGACGGCTACGGGGGAGGCCTGCCGGGTGGCGGAAGTGGCCACCGTATACTCCGGGACGCGAACGTCGCAACTCTTTTTGAGGAGGGAAAGGCCCCCACTCTCAATACGCTAACTACCTCCGAAGACGAACTCCTAAACATCAACCAGCAATCCATCGCGGTCCGCAAGGGTGACGTCTTCGTGCAATGGATCGCCGGTGGAGGCGGATACGGTGACCCGCTCCTGCGGGACGTGGCCGCTGTCCTTAAGGACGTTTCCGACGGCTACGTCAGTGCTGAAATCGCCCACAGCGTCTATGGCGTAGTACTGGGGAAGGACGGTGTTGATGCAGCCGCGACCAGTGCCGCACGCTCGGCGATCCGCTCAAGTCGTGTGGGCAAGGCCATCTCCTCGGAGGCCGACGGAGCCGGCACCGGCCCCTCGGTCCCGCAACGGGACTCTGATGGCTGGTATTGCCCGTCCAGCGGTGCACGACTCGGGACTTCCGCTGATTGGCGGGAGGATGTGATCCTTCAAACCTCACCCGCTGCAGCCCGCTTGGGCGAGCTCGGGGTGTGGGCACGTGAGCGCCACGGCAATGACGAGGTTCTTCTGGATGAGTACTACAGTCCGGCGTGCGGAACACTTCTCGAAGCCAGGATCCGAGTGCGCCAGGGCGTGGGAACCGCGTGA
- a CDS encoding hydantoinase/oxoprolinase family protein — MTLHVGIDVGGTFTDAVALKDGVAYRAKAFSTKDVTSGILAAVEVLRERLGMGEADFFQSVDRFVLGNTIVTNAVDEEKYASVALFTTAGFRDTLRIARSARTDERDPHKMLMPPEVVNRRNIFEIAERIDAHGSVILQLEESEIKSAVDAALSAGAEAIAVCFLWSFRNSAHEQAVGDYLMANHPDLPFTLSSSLTPVYREYERMVTTALDAAVKPLVATHFQHLADELRDRGLRTPVQIMQVHGGFLSVDETQKAPISMFNSGPVGGVTGARLLGKQLGRTKVLTADMGGTSLDAAAIMDGELRLLARAEIGGLPTSLTAVDIETIGAGGGSLAWIDGRGLLRVGPHSAGSKPGPACYGAGGERPAVTDAALVLGLINPDYYLGGSVQLYEDLARRAIDEHVAKPLGISVDEAAQGIYRLASSQMSNALRKITVNRGHDPREFTLVGFGGACGLFAASLAKDIGVTEVVIPRNAAVFSAYGLMHADSVFSAVRTSPWTMQQPAKLLNEEFAGLERRAEEWFASEGIPADHREVYREADMKFVGQIFEVTTKLKGGTFTESDKDDLRAQFIADYEAEFGAGTAWTETDILLVNSRVRAVGRSDVQLTTSVAGASDEKHAMTRRTALEPSAGTRTDIDIHRGFGALGRAEGPCLLEEPDTTIFVPSGGSVELTDEGHFLLRLPETA, encoded by the coding sequence ATGACCCTTCACGTCGGTATCGACGTCGGCGGAACGTTCACAGATGCCGTGGCGCTCAAAGACGGAGTCGCCTATCGGGCGAAGGCCTTTTCAACCAAGGATGTGACCTCTGGGATCCTGGCGGCGGTCGAAGTGCTGCGGGAGCGGCTTGGCATGGGAGAAGCAGACTTCTTCCAGTCTGTCGACCGATTCGTCCTGGGCAACACCATCGTCACGAATGCAGTCGACGAGGAGAAGTATGCGTCCGTCGCACTGTTCACTACCGCGGGATTCCGGGACACCCTACGCATCGCACGGTCCGCTCGAACAGATGAGCGGGACCCCCACAAGATGCTGATGCCTCCGGAGGTCGTGAACCGGCGCAACATTTTCGAGATCGCCGAACGGATTGACGCCCACGGCTCTGTGATTCTCCAGTTGGAAGAGTCTGAGATTAAATCGGCCGTTGATGCTGCGCTGTCAGCAGGGGCGGAAGCAATCGCGGTGTGTTTCCTTTGGTCGTTCAGAAACTCGGCACATGAACAAGCGGTCGGCGACTATCTGATGGCAAACCACCCTGATTTGCCCTTTACCCTTTCCAGCAGCCTGACACCGGTTTACCGCGAGTATGAGCGGATGGTAACTACGGCCCTTGACGCTGCCGTTAAACCCCTCGTGGCCACACATTTCCAGCATTTGGCTGATGAGCTGCGTGATCGCGGATTGCGGACACCTGTGCAAATCATGCAGGTGCACGGCGGCTTCCTGTCGGTCGATGAGACGCAAAAGGCACCGATCTCGATGTTCAATTCCGGCCCCGTCGGTGGAGTCACCGGTGCCCGCCTCCTGGGCAAGCAGTTGGGACGGACCAAAGTCCTGACCGCTGACATGGGCGGAACCAGTCTAGACGCTGCTGCGATCATGGATGGCGAGCTGAGGCTTCTCGCCCGGGCAGAAATCGGCGGATTGCCGACTAGTCTGACCGCAGTAGACATTGAGACCATTGGGGCCGGCGGCGGCAGCCTTGCCTGGATCGACGGCAGAGGCCTCCTGCGTGTAGGCCCTCACAGCGCCGGCTCCAAGCCAGGACCGGCTTGTTACGGCGCAGGCGGTGAGCGCCCCGCGGTAACGGACGCAGCACTGGTACTGGGCCTTATTAACCCCGACTACTACTTGGGTGGATCTGTTCAGCTCTACGAGGACCTTGCTCGCCGTGCCATTGATGAACACGTGGCGAAACCGCTGGGCATCTCCGTGGACGAGGCCGCGCAAGGCATCTATCGCTTGGCGAGTTCCCAGATGTCCAACGCACTCCGCAAGATCACTGTGAACCGGGGGCACGACCCGCGGGAGTTTACACTCGTTGGCTTCGGGGGCGCCTGCGGCCTTTTCGCGGCAAGCCTGGCGAAGGACATCGGCGTGACCGAAGTGGTCATCCCGCGGAATGCCGCCGTTTTCTCCGCGTACGGCCTCATGCACGCAGACTCGGTCTTCTCCGCGGTGCGCACCAGCCCGTGGACGATGCAGCAACCGGCAAAGCTGCTTAATGAGGAGTTCGCGGGGCTGGAACGTCGAGCGGAAGAGTGGTTTGCCTCCGAAGGTATCCCTGCGGACCACCGCGAGGTGTACCGCGAGGCTGACATGAAGTTTGTAGGTCAGATCTTCGAAGTGACGACCAAGCTAAAGGGCGGAACATTCACAGAGTCGGATAAAGATGACCTCCGTGCACAGTTCATCGCGGACTACGAGGCCGAATTCGGCGCAGGTACGGCGTGGACGGAGACAGACATCCTCCTCGTCAACTCCCGGGTTCGAGCTGTCGGTAGAAGCGACGTGCAACTGACGACTTCCGTGGCTGGCGCCTCTGACGAGAAACACGCAATGACACGCCGTACGGCACTCGAACCGTCCGCGGGAACCCGGACAGACATCGACATCCATCGTGGTTTCGGCGCCCTGGGCCGAGCCGAGGGCCCTTGCCTGCTGGAGGAACCGGACACGACGATCTTTGTCCCGTCCGGTGGATCCGTCGAACTTACTGATGAGGGCCATTTCCTGCTGCGCCTTCCCGAGACCGCCTGA
- a CDS encoding GAF domain-containing protein encodes MNESESWVAGQAQGTTRQLREVLAKHVRREAELEELNHAARDLTRIREVEHTLRKVTERTKRLLDCDVAYLSAGVEGEGDFAVRAWSGNLSPAFLGIRVSVGNGVGGAVAATRQPVQVEDYLRAPEIEHNDYLDSHVRGEGIRTLLGVPLEVDGRLLGVLFAGRRTPLLFQESEIVLVSSLAAHAAVALDNAQLFESQETTMRELQRYASLLKTQNEAAEASAEVHEQLTQVLLRGEGVGHIMAIIGRALKVDVAMIDEAGAVLAGHGENPPSPPFTEEVEAALKRSRKTGRSVSAGGPDGRRWYVDTAAAGPTFLGSVLLASTRELTDVEVRTFERATQTTSVSRLADAAMAEAEMRASSEVIRRLIDPRRSSLDDLDRLARRHQLSAGPVTVTASDAEHGRNAAHLAAAVALCSETGGLAAWYEDRLVTIQPGDPKAVAESLWRRLRSSAGSPATVSAAGPARSLLELSHLYRESVQCLKLMHQLGRSSTWGSTAEFGIYSMLFTEGASDGLDHFVDSNIGRLLEYDTRHGADLVTTATAYLESSSSPSATASMLDIHVNTVSQRISRIDRMLGPDWRQSPRQLELHTALRLHALRAGGHFNQRSDQIADR; translated from the coding sequence ATGAACGAGAGTGAGAGCTGGGTTGCAGGCCAAGCGCAGGGCACGACGCGGCAACTCCGCGAGGTCCTGGCTAAACACGTTCGCAGAGAAGCCGAACTCGAGGAGCTCAACCACGCGGCCCGGGATCTTACGAGAATTCGCGAGGTCGAGCACACTCTCCGTAAAGTCACCGAGCGCACGAAGCGGCTTTTGGACTGCGACGTTGCATATCTCTCGGCAGGAGTTGAGGGCGAAGGCGACTTTGCCGTCCGCGCCTGGTCCGGCAACCTTTCCCCGGCATTTCTGGGCATACGCGTAAGTGTCGGAAACGGTGTCGGAGGCGCAGTCGCTGCTACGCGCCAGCCGGTTCAGGTGGAGGACTACTTGCGCGCACCTGAGATCGAACACAACGATTATCTTGATAGCCACGTCCGAGGTGAAGGTATCCGAACTCTTCTGGGAGTGCCTTTAGAAGTCGACGGACGTCTGCTGGGTGTGTTGTTCGCCGGCAGGCGCACACCCTTGTTGTTTCAGGAATCAGAAATTGTCCTGGTCAGTTCGCTGGCAGCCCACGCCGCCGTCGCGCTAGACAATGCCCAATTGTTCGAGTCGCAGGAGACGACGATGCGGGAGCTGCAGAGGTACGCATCGCTCCTGAAAACCCAGAATGAGGCTGCGGAGGCCTCCGCCGAGGTGCACGAGCAGTTGACTCAAGTTCTGCTCCGGGGTGAGGGCGTAGGCCACATCATGGCGATCATCGGCCGCGCCCTCAAGGTCGACGTCGCGATGATCGATGAGGCCGGGGCAGTGCTCGCCGGGCATGGTGAGAACCCGCCATCCCCGCCCTTCACGGAAGAGGTTGAGGCTGCACTGAAACGGAGCCGCAAGACTGGGCGTTCGGTGAGCGCCGGCGGTCCAGACGGGCGGCGGTGGTATGTCGATACGGCTGCAGCAGGCCCGACGTTCCTTGGGTCCGTGCTTCTTGCTTCAACCCGGGAGCTGACAGATGTTGAAGTGCGAACGTTTGAGCGGGCAACACAGACCACCTCTGTTTCACGATTGGCCGATGCCGCGATGGCTGAGGCCGAGATGAGGGCATCGAGCGAAGTGATTCGGCGGCTCATCGATCCGCGTCGATCGAGTCTCGACGATCTTGATCGTTTGGCACGGCGTCACCAGCTGTCCGCCGGACCAGTCACGGTGACGGCATCGGATGCTGAGCACGGCCGAAATGCCGCGCACCTGGCCGCTGCAGTGGCTTTGTGCTCAGAGACTGGGGGGCTAGCCGCCTGGTACGAGGATCGCCTTGTGACGATTCAGCCCGGCGACCCAAAAGCCGTCGCAGAGTCTCTGTGGAGACGATTGCGATCCTCGGCCGGCTCCCCCGCCACGGTTTCGGCGGCCGGGCCTGCGAGGTCACTCCTCGAGTTGAGTCACCTCTATCGAGAGTCGGTTCAATGCCTCAAGCTGATGCATCAGCTGGGGCGCTCGTCCACGTGGGGGTCGACGGCTGAATTTGGCATCTATTCGATGCTATTTACCGAGGGCGCAAGTGATGGCCTCGACCATTTCGTAGACAGTAACATCGGGCGTTTGCTTGAATACGACACACGCCACGGCGCGGATCTCGTAACTACTGCAACTGCATATCTGGAGTCATCGAGCAGCCCGTCAGCGACGGCATCCATGCTTGATATTCACGTCAATACGGTCTCGCAACGGATCTCCCGCATCGACCGGATGTTGGGCCCCGACTGGCGACAGTCTCCGCGGCAACTGGAGCTCCACACAGCGCTCCGCCTGCACGCCCTTCGTGCCGGCGGACACTTCAATCAAAGGTCAGATCAAATCGCGGATCGCTGA
- a CDS encoding hydroxymethylglutaryl-CoA lyase, whose translation MTGPRPAVYRDQDFPQDVVVYEVGPRDGLQAEATLVPTDVKVRFIKELVGAGLPLVEATSFVSPKWVPQLADAQEVLAELGDLIRHPVLVPNMRGLERARESGVKSIAVFASATETFAHRNLNAGRTAVCEMAAEVAAEALRSGMTVRGYVSMCFGDPWEGAVETKAVADVSRQLLDAGCYEISLGDTIGVATAAHVTALVNEHVAAGVPLNRLALHFHDTYGQGLSNVLAGLRAGITCFDASTGGIGGCPFAGSATGNLAMEELLWLLHGLGISTGVDLDAVVRAGQTITDFLGRPRSRIAMAMGH comes from the coding sequence GTGACAGGGCCACGGCCTGCGGTCTACCGAGATCAAGACTTCCCTCAGGATGTCGTAGTTTACGAGGTAGGGCCGCGGGACGGCCTGCAGGCAGAAGCCACCCTGGTGCCGACCGACGTTAAGGTTCGCTTCATCAAGGAGCTTGTTGGCGCTGGCCTGCCCCTCGTAGAAGCGACGAGTTTTGTGTCGCCCAAGTGGGTGCCGCAGCTAGCTGACGCTCAAGAGGTCCTCGCGGAGCTCGGTGACCTCATCAGACATCCGGTGCTGGTCCCAAACATGCGGGGGCTGGAACGAGCACGGGAGAGTGGAGTGAAGTCCATAGCCGTGTTCGCCAGCGCGACCGAAACGTTCGCTCATAGGAACTTGAACGCGGGCCGAACGGCGGTTTGTGAGATGGCAGCAGAAGTCGCCGCCGAAGCACTCAGGAGCGGCATGACCGTCCGCGGCTACGTGTCCATGTGCTTCGGGGACCCCTGGGAGGGCGCTGTGGAGACCAAGGCCGTTGCCGACGTTTCGCGCCAACTACTCGACGCTGGCTGCTATGAGATCAGCCTCGGCGACACCATCGGCGTCGCCACCGCCGCGCATGTCACGGCCTTGGTAAATGAGCACGTTGCTGCTGGCGTTCCCCTGAACCGCCTTGCCCTGCACTTTCACGACACATATGGGCAAGGACTCTCCAATGTCCTGGCTGGGCTGCGTGCCGGGATCACGTGCTTCGATGCATCTACGGGAGGGATCGGTGGGTGTCCGTTCGCCGGAAGCGCGACCGGTAACCTCGCGATGGAAGAACTCTTGTGGCTACTTCATGGTCTAGGAATCAGCACCGGCGTGGACCTGGACGCAGTTGTACGAGCAGGTCAAACCATTACTGATTTCCTGGGCCGGCCGCGCTCACGAATCGCCATGGCTATGGGCCACTGA
- a CDS encoding hydroxymethylglutaryl-CoA reductase, degradative — MTNSRLSGFRNFTVEERRGKVIAEAGLDAGRLDALSPEQGLGLQQADLMVENTIGVLGIPIGIATNFIVNGRDVLVPMATEEPSVVAAASNLARMTRDHGGFVTTSTPPLMQAQVQVIDVVDPVGARYRLLEARRELIELANDQDPQLVKFGGGAVDILVRLVPSSRQTYVVLHLVVDVRDAMGANAVNTMAEAIAPRVAEIAGGRSLLRILTNKADLRLTRVRAVFDAAALGGPAVVEDMIDAAEFAVVDPYRAATHNKGIMNGISAVVLATGNDTRAVEAGAHSHAIDEHGRYTSMSRFEKDANGNLVGTLELPMPVGLVGGATKVHPVAQANIAILGVKTAADLADIILAVGLAQNAGAIRALATEGIQRGHMSLHARNIAVTAGAELHEIDQVVARMVGEKIVRTEFAQKILAELRTGTRS; from the coding sequence ATGACTAACAGCAGGCTCTCCGGGTTTCGGAATTTCACCGTCGAAGAACGACGCGGAAAGGTAATCGCTGAAGCGGGGCTGGATGCCGGACGGCTCGATGCTCTGAGCCCCGAGCAGGGATTAGGTCTCCAGCAGGCAGACCTCATGGTGGAGAACACCATAGGTGTCCTCGGTATCCCGATTGGCATCGCCACGAACTTCATTGTGAACGGACGGGATGTTCTCGTTCCGATGGCGACGGAGGAACCTTCGGTTGTGGCCGCCGCCAGTAACCTGGCCCGCATGACCCGTGATCATGGCGGTTTCGTTACGACGTCAACACCGCCGCTCATGCAGGCGCAAGTACAGGTAATCGATGTCGTCGATCCCGTAGGCGCCCGTTACCGGCTCCTTGAGGCCCGGCGAGAGCTGATCGAATTAGCCAACGATCAGGATCCACAGCTTGTTAAGTTCGGCGGCGGCGCGGTCGACATCCTAGTACGCCTCGTACCCAGCTCGCGACAGACATACGTGGTCCTCCACCTCGTCGTCGACGTCCGAGATGCAATGGGAGCAAACGCGGTCAACACGATGGCTGAAGCCATCGCCCCCCGTGTCGCCGAGATCGCTGGCGGGCGAAGTCTTTTGCGCATCCTCACCAACAAGGCCGATCTCAGGCTCACTAGAGTCCGGGCGGTGTTCGATGCGGCTGCCCTCGGCGGACCGGCGGTTGTCGAGGACATGATTGACGCGGCGGAATTTGCCGTTGTGGATCCTTACCGTGCAGCCACACACAACAAGGGCATCATGAACGGCATTAGTGCTGTTGTCCTGGCCACGGGAAACGACACGCGAGCTGTCGAGGCGGGCGCCCACTCCCATGCGATCGATGAGCATGGCCGGTACACATCGATGTCACGATTCGAGAAGGACGCAAACGGAAATCTCGTCGGAACGCTGGAACTTCCTATGCCTGTCGGTCTGGTCGGCGGCGCCACCAAGGTGCACCCTGTGGCCCAGGCGAATATCGCCATTCTAGGGGTCAAGACCGCGGCTGATCTGGCGGACATCATTCTCGCGGTGGGTTTGGCTCAGAATGCGGGTGCCATCCGTGCCTTGGCAACTGAGGGCATCCAACGCGGCCACATGTCACTGCACGCGCGCAACATCGCGGTGACTGCCGGTGCGGAGCTACACGAAATTGACCAGGTAGTTGCGCGAATGGTTGGTGAGAAGATCGTCCGAACTGAATTTGCTCAGAAGATTCTCGCGGAACTCCGGACTGGGACTAGGTCGTGA
- a CDS encoding 5' nucleotidase, NT5C type, producing the protein MKTLLGNAVHMQPMITPSPGRPVTLVDMDGCFFDWGNALNRILLQLDPNFPIVPLGQQMDCNHLCGPGGDRDVLLQAMNTEGLYRNLESMPGAIEAVLAMEEAGLNVFFCSTPFATHATCASEKLASIEEHLGSRWVNRVILTHDKTLVRGDVLIDDKPGITGNMVPTWQHLVFDQSYNRSLAEAPRLREWKDWEAALYPLLEMAAA; encoded by the coding sequence ATGAAGACATTGCTTGGAAACGCCGTACACATGCAGCCCATGATTACTCCCTCCCCTGGCCGGCCCGTCACGCTTGTCGATATGGACGGCTGCTTCTTCGACTGGGGCAACGCCCTCAACCGCATCCTGTTGCAGCTGGACCCGAACTTCCCGATCGTGCCCTTGGGCCAGCAGATGGACTGCAACCACCTGTGCGGCCCCGGCGGCGACCGTGATGTCCTGCTGCAGGCCATGAACACCGAGGGCCTCTACCGGAACCTTGAATCCATGCCCGGGGCAATCGAGGCCGTTCTGGCGATGGAGGAGGCCGGACTGAACGTCTTCTTCTGCTCCACGCCGTTCGCTACGCACGCCACCTGTGCCTCTGAGAAGCTGGCCTCCATTGAAGAGCACCTCGGGAGCCGCTGGGTGAACCGGGTCATCCTCACCCATGACAAGACCCTGGTCCGCGGGGACGTGCTCATCGACGACAAGCCGGGCATCACGGGCAACATGGTGCCGACCTGGCAGCACCTCGTCTTCGACCAGTCCTACAACCGCAGCCTCGCGGAAGCTCCGCGGCTTCGGGAGTGGAAGGACTGGGAAGCTGCCCTCTATCCCCTGCTGGAGATGGCCGCCGCTTAG